From the Hydrogenispora ethanolica genome, the window GCTTGTCTTCCACCGATGACGGCATGCAAGAGATCATCACCAAGGCGGTGGCCGCCAAGTATCCCGGGATTACTTTGCAATGGGAAGCGCTGGGTTGGAGCGATAATTTTCATCCGAAGATGCAGCAATACATACAGACCGGCTTGCCGGATATCATTGTCGGCAAAGCCCAGGATGTCGCCACCTATGGCGGGCAGGGCCTACTGGCCGACCTGAAGGGCAAAAAGTATCTCACCAGAGTATTGGATGCCGCCATCCCCGGCGTGACGATCAAGGGAAAGACGTATGGCCTTGTTTATAACTGTCTCTATCAGGGAGTGTATTACAACCGGAAAATATTTGCGGAGAACGGCTTGAAGGTTCCGATCACCCATGCGGAGCTTGCCAAGGTTATCGGCACATTGAAAGCCAAGGGAATCACCCCTTTCGCCACGCATATGGTCGACACCTGGAGTATCGGCAATATGACCATGCAGTTTGCCATCAATGACGTGTTCAGCAAGACGCCCACCTGGGGCGATCAATTCCGGGCCGGGAAAGTCTCCTTTGCCACCTCGGCGGCGTATAAAAAATGCTATGAATACAATAAGCTGCTCTTCGACAACACGTGGAGCAGAGAAACCTTCTCTCTGCCGCAGGCCGATTGCGATGCCCGAATGGTCCAAGGCCTAGCGGCCATGAAAGTCTCCGGTTCCTGGTCGATCCAGAATTTCATGAATGTCGATCCGAACTTCGACTTCGGCGTCTTCCCGTTCCCCAATCAAACCGGCGATGCCAAACTGATTTTTGAACCCAACATGACCTGGATGAAGAGCGCGAGGACCAAGCACTCGGCGCAAGTCGACCAAGTCTTTGACGTGCTTACCAGCGACAAAAAGGCAGCCATCGCCTTTTTGAACCTCACCAAGACTTCCTCCATGCTTAAAGGTGTGAGCCCGACCTTCCCCAATCCCAGCCAGAAAGATATCGATAAATACGCGGCCGCCGGCAAACTGATTGACGCCAATTCCGGCAATAATCAATTACAATGGGGCGGATTCCAGGACGAGAATGCCAAGGACATCGCTTCCTGGCTCCAGGGCACCATGACCTTGAAACAGGCCCTGGAAGCGGCCGACAGCCGGAGAGCCATCAGCAAGCCATGATCGACTAGCGGTTTCGAGGGGAATAATTCTGATTATTCCCCTTCATTTCTTTCATGAAGGAGATTCGAATCATGCGCCGGAAATCATTTAACCGGAGGGAGAAACTCCAGTATCTCTCGCTCGTCTTGCCGGGGCTGTTGCTGTTCACGATCGGACTGATCCTCCCGATGTTCCTCTCGTTCAGCTATTCCTTGACCAGTTGGGATGGGATGTCAGCCGCCAAACCTTTCATTGGGTTCAAAAACTATGCCCGTTTTTTTACGGATCCCTTTGCGGGCCAGGCCTGGATTTTTACATTTAAGTTCACGTTTTGGAACACGATCATTCAGAATGTTTTCGCATTGCTGTTCGCGATCGCGCTGAACAGCGCCATCAAGGGCAAGAAGATCTACCGCACCGTTTTTTTCATACCCTGTCTGATTAGCGCCATTATCGTGGGTTTCATCTGGCTGCGGATGTTCATCAATATCCTGCCGGCGCTGAACCGTTTCCTGGGGACCAACATCAATTTCTTGCTCTTCGGCAGCGGAAAAACGGTTTTGGCGGGATTGCTGTTGGCCAACAACTGGCAATGGATCGGGTATTGGATGCTGATCTATCTGGCGGCGCTGCAGTCGATCCCCGGCGAATTATATGAAGCCGCGAATATCGACGGCGCCACCACGCTCGGGAAGTTCCGGCATATCACCATTCCCTTGCTGGCGCCGGCGTTCACCATTTGTATTGTCGGAATCACCACCGGCTCGCTCAAGGTCTACGAACTGTTGGTCACTTCCACCTGGGGAGGCCCGGGCCGCGCTTCCACCTCCATCATTTACTACATCTACAATACCGCCATCAGCGGGCGGCAGTACGGCTACGGCTCGGCGATGTCGATCGTTCTGGTGCTGGTGCTATTCCTGGTGGCCTTGGTTCAGCTCGGGTTCCTGCGGAAAAAGGAGGTGCAATTATGAGGGGGAGCAACGGCAACGCCTTTTTCAAGGGGAAAAAACCCCTTCCGGCGGAGAACCCGGCGCCGGGCGCCGCTGAAAAATATACGCTGGGCACGGGGATGATCCAGGTTCTGATGACGCTGGCGGCACTGTTGTTTGCGGCGCCGGTTTTTATTATCCTCAATTACTCCTTTAAAACAGTGCGCGAACTGTATCTGAGCAATCCGCTCGCCCTGCCGGAAAGCTTTCAATTGGGCAACTATATCAGCGCCTTCAAAAAGCTGGACCTCCTGACCACTTTTACCAATACCTTTATCTATACGGCTGTGACAGTGGTGGTCCTGGTCATGCTGTGCGGCGCTTCTTCCTGGGCGATTGCCCGGTGTAAAAACCGGTTTTTTAAATTCAGCTATATCTATTTTTTGCTGGGCATTTTCATTCCCCATCAGGCGCTTTTTCTTCAGATTTACATGATCGGATTCAGAACGGGACTCATTAATACCCGGCTCGGCGTCATCCTGATGTACATCGCCACCGGAATGTCCTTTGGCGTTTTCCTGATGACCAGCTTTATGACGACCGTTCCGGTGGAGTTGGAGGAAGCGGCGAAGATCGACGGCTGCTCGGTCTATCGCACCTATTTTTTCATCGTCTTGCCGCTCTTGAAACCGGCCATCGCCACGTTAACGATCCTGCAGGCTTTTCAGATCTGGAACGATTATCTCATGGCCAGCCTGTTCATTAGCAGTCAGGAGCTGAGAACGCTGACTTTGGCGATGCAGATGCTGTTTTCGCAGCAATCCAGCGATTACACCACGGCCATGGCGGCCATTATCATATCCGTGTTGCCCGTAGCGATACTCTTCATCTCGATGCAGAAGTATTTCGTCAAAGGCATGACGGTCGGAGCGCTGAAGGGTTAAGCCCATACATCAGAAAGGGATAACAAAATGGAGATCATCATCAACGAAAATGCCCTGCATCTCGTGATCGAAGTGACGGATGACAAGGATGTCCGTTTGCTGCATTTCGCGGCGGTTCCTTTCCATCCGGAAATGCTGACCGAAAAGCAGCGGCAAAAGTGCCGGCTGGTGGAACTGCAGGAAACGGGCGAGAACCAGGATGACAATCATGGTCCGAAGCATACCGGGACCATGCCCGGCAACCGGCTGGTGTATCAAAACCACCGTGATTACCGCACCGCGCCGGGGCGAAAATTGGAGATCGAGATGGCCGACGGCGGGCTGGCGGTCGTCAGTCATCTGCAGTTTTATGACGGGCTTCCGGTGGTCCGCTCCTGGACTGAGCTCCGGAATCATAGCGCAACGGCCAAAGGTTTGGAGTATGTCTCCTCCTTCGCCTTGACCGGAATCGCCAAAGAGGGCATCCTGCCGTGGGATCGGAAAAGCCGGTTGCATATTCCGCATAACACCTGGTTTGGCGAGGCCCAATGGCGGCGGAATACCCTCCCCGAGCTGGGCTTGGCGCGGGTCCATACCTTTTCTGTAAAGCGCCTGGCGTATTCCAGCACCGGAACCTGGTCCACTTCGCAGTATCTGCCGATGGGTTGTTTTGAAAATGTCGAAGCCGGCTCCTGTCTCTTCTGGCAGATCGAACACAACGGTTCCTGGCATTGGGAGATCAGCGACAGCGAAGAGCAATTATATTTGCAGCTCAGCGGACCCACTGAAAATGAGAACGCCTGGTGGAAAGAGCTGGCGCCCGGCGAATCCTTTACCACCATACCAGTCGCCGTCGGAGCGGTAGCCGGCGGTTTCGAGCCGGCGATCCAGGCCTTGACCCGTTATCGCCGGGCGATCCGCCGCCCCCATCCGGACAACCGGAACCTGCCGGTTATCTTTAACGACTATATGAATTGCCTGTTCGGCGACCCGACCACCGCCAAGCTGCTGCCGTTGATCGACGCGGCGGCCGCGGTCGGCTGCGAATATTTTTGTATCGATGCCGGCTGGTATTCGGACGGGGAATGGTGGGACGGGGTGGGGGAATGGCTCCCGGCCCAACACCGTTTCCCCGGCGGCATCAAGGAGCCGCTGGATTATATCCGCGCCAAGGGGATGATCCCCGGGTTGTGGCTCGAGCTTGAGGTGATGGGCATGCACTGCCCGCTGGCGGAACGGGTGCCGGATGACTGGTTTTTCGTCCGCCACGGCAAGCGGGTGATCGATCACGGCCGGTATCAGCTGGATTTTCGCAATCCGGCGGTCCGGCGGCACGCCGCTGCGGTCATCCGGCGTCTGGTCCGGGAGTACGGGGTAGGCTATATCAAGATGGATTACAATATCAATGCCGGCAGCGGCACCGAATGGAACGCCGCCAGTTTCGGCGACGGACTGCTGGAGCACAACCGGGCTTACCTGGCCTGGCTCGACGATATTTTCGACCAATACCCGGAGCTGGTCATCGAAAACTGCAGCAGCGGCGGGATGCGGATGGATTACGCGATGCTGAGCCGGTATAGCATCCAGTCCAGCAGCGACCAGACCGATTACCGGAAGTATGCCGTGATCGCGGCCGCTTGCGCCACCGCAGTGACGCCGGAGCAATGCGGCGTCTGGTCCTATCCGCTGCGCGAAGGGGATGCCGAGGAAGTGGTCTTTAACATGGTCAACGCGATGTTGATGCGTTTCCATCAGAGCGGGCACCTGGCCGAAATTTCCCCGGAGCGGCTGGCCCTGGTCCGGGAAGGATTGGCCTATTATAAGTCCATCCGGCGGCAGATCCCGGAAGGGCTGCCGTTCTGGCCCCTGGGACTGCCGGCTTTCCAAGACCCCTGGGTCAGTTGGGGCCTGCGCTGCGGAACTGAGACCTATCTGGCCGTTTGGCGCCTGGAAGGCTCGCGCGACAGCTGCCGCCTGCCGCTGCCCTTTCTGAAAGGAAAGAAGGTCGCGGTTCGCTGCGGTTATCCGGCCGCTTTTGGCTGCCGGATGGAGTGGCACCCGGATAACGCCGAGCTGAGCCTGATCCTGCCCCAAATCAACTCGGCGCGGCTGTTGGAGTTGGAAGAGCTTGACCGGTAAAACAAATCAAACCATGCGGGCGGGTCGATCATGGAAGCAGAAAAACTGGTGATTCAGGTAGACCGGGAAACCGGAGCGGTAAAGCATGGTACCGCCGGTTTCCTTTACGGCCTGGGCAATGAAGGAGTTCCCAACCTCCAGATGTTGGCTCCACTCAAGCCGGGCGTCGCCGCGCAGAAACCGCCGGGAGGGTTGCAACATCCGAACGGCGATGCCTTTGAGGTCGCCGCCACCTTCAGCGAAGCCGGCGGCAGACAGATTCAAATCTATATGCAGGACGCCTATGCGCAATGGCCGTACGAGAGTCAGGATATCGGCGATTATCTGGAGCGGGTGGCCGCAATGGTTCAGAAAGTCGCGGCGCATCCCCGGAAAGAGCGGTTTGCGTACGTCCCCTTCAATGAGCCGGACTGGATCTGGTACAATGCCGAGGACCGCCGGGACGCCTTTTTTGAAGATTGGCTGACGGTTTACAGGGAAATCCGCCGGCTCGACCCCTCCGGCCCAATCGTCGGCCCCAATATCGCCAGTTATCATGAGGGTTTTATCGAAAGCTTCATGAGCTTTTGCAAATCCGAAGCATGCCTGCCGGATATCGTCTCCTGGCATGAGTTGGACCCGAAATTCTTCAGCGACTGGCACCGGCATCTGGAGCATTACCGGGGGATCGAGCGCAGCCTGGGCCTGCCGGAAAAACCGATCTGTATCAACGAATACGGTAACTGGCGCGATCTGTCGGTGCCGGGCCGGCTGATCCAATGGCTGGCCCGGTTCGAGGAGTCCAAAGTCGAGGCTTGCCTGGCTTACTGGCATGCCGCCGGCAATCTCGACGATCTGGTCACCCGCAATAACGAAACGACCGGGGCGTGGTGGCTTTTCAAGTGGTATGGGGAATTGACCGGAAATACCGTGGCGGTCCACCCCAGCCGTGCCGCTGCCGAAGGTTTGCAGGGCATCGCCGCCTTGGACCAGGAGAAGCTGCAACTGCGGGTGGTGTTCGGCGGCTGCGCCGACGGTTGCGACATCGTCTTGAAGGGGCTGGCGGGGGTCCCCGGCTTTGCGGGCGGGGTCCACGCCGGGCTTT encodes:
- a CDS encoding glycoside hydrolase family 36 protein, giving the protein MEIIINENALHLVIEVTDDKDVRLLHFAAVPFHPEMLTEKQRQKCRLVELQETGENQDDNHGPKHTGTMPGNRLVYQNHRDYRTAPGRKLEIEMADGGLAVVSHLQFYDGLPVVRSWTELRNHSATAKGLEYVSSFALTGIAKEGILPWDRKSRLHIPHNTWFGEAQWRRNTLPELGLARVHTFSVKRLAYSSTGTWSTSQYLPMGCFENVEAGSCLFWQIEHNGSWHWEISDSEEQLYLQLSGPTENENAWWKELAPGESFTTIPVAVGAVAGGFEPAIQALTRYRRAIRRPHPDNRNLPVIFNDYMNCLFGDPTTAKLLPLIDAAAAVGCEYFCIDAGWYSDGEWWDGVGEWLPAQHRFPGGIKEPLDYIRAKGMIPGLWLELEVMGMHCPLAERVPDDWFFVRHGKRVIDHGRYQLDFRNPAVRRHAAAVIRRLVREYGVGYIKMDYNINAGSGTEWNAASFGDGLLEHNRAYLAWLDDIFDQYPELVIENCSSGGMRMDYAMLSRYSIQSSSDQTDYRKYAVIAAACATAVTPEQCGVWSYPLREGDAEEVVFNMVNAMLMRFHQSGHLAEISPERLALVREGLAYYKSIRRQIPEGLPFWPLGLPAFQDPWVSWGLRCGTETYLAVWRLEGSRDSCRLPLPFLKGKKVAVRCGYPAAFGCRMEWHPDNAELSLILPQINSARLLELEELDR
- a CDS encoding carbohydrate ABC transporter permease, giving the protein MRGSNGNAFFKGKKPLPAENPAPGAAEKYTLGTGMIQVLMTLAALLFAAPVFIILNYSFKTVRELYLSNPLALPESFQLGNYISAFKKLDLLTTFTNTFIYTAVTVVVLVMLCGASSWAIARCKNRFFKFSYIYFLLGIFIPHQALFLQIYMIGFRTGLINTRLGVILMYIATGMSFGVFLMTSFMTTVPVELEEAAKIDGCSVYRTYFFIVLPLLKPAIATLTILQAFQIWNDYLMASLFISSQELRTLTLAMQMLFSQQSSDYTTAMAAIIISVLPVAILFISMQKYFVKGMTVGALKG
- a CDS encoding ABC transporter substrate-binding protein, whose amino-acid sequence is MTRMLIGGLMIMALIGTSLAWGAPRKTTVTILAGLSSTDDGMQEIITKAVAAKYPGITLQWEALGWSDNFHPKMQQYIQTGLPDIIVGKAQDVATYGGQGLLADLKGKKYLTRVLDAAIPGVTIKGKTYGLVYNCLYQGVYYNRKIFAENGLKVPITHAELAKVIGTLKAKGITPFATHMVDTWSIGNMTMQFAINDVFSKTPTWGDQFRAGKVSFATSAAYKKCYEYNKLLFDNTWSRETFSLPQADCDARMVQGLAAMKVSGSWSIQNFMNVDPNFDFGVFPFPNQTGDAKLIFEPNMTWMKSARTKHSAQVDQVFDVLTSDKKAAIAFLNLTKTSSMLKGVSPTFPNPSQKDIDKYAAAGKLIDANSGNNQLQWGGFQDENAKDIASWLQGTMTLKQALEAADSRRAISKP
- a CDS encoding carbohydrate ABC transporter permease encodes the protein MRRKSFNRREKLQYLSLVLPGLLLFTIGLILPMFLSFSYSLTSWDGMSAAKPFIGFKNYARFFTDPFAGQAWIFTFKFTFWNTIIQNVFALLFAIALNSAIKGKKIYRTVFFIPCLISAIIVGFIWLRMFINILPALNRFLGTNINFLLFGSGKTVLAGLLLANNWQWIGYWMLIYLAALQSIPGELYEAANIDGATTLGKFRHITIPLLAPAFTICIVGITTGSLKVYELLVTSTWGGPGRASTSIIYYIYNTAISGRQYGYGSAMSIVLVLVLFLVALVQLGFLRKKEVQL